A genomic window from Nitrospinota bacterium includes:
- the holA gene encoding DNA polymerase III subunit delta: MPVLAHPAFNSSMAPEKFQRAPVYLFYGPAALMLNEAAALVRERLANDISADNYFHHLAVGARRRKSEDEGDESPSSKGDDGGTVSGAGIAALLNTMSMFGGGKLVWAGPLEWLNKEDMESLASYAADPNPQSTLIVSYITDKRSDPFEKSGLVKNAAKSGVVVKLPAPEGERVREWAVSRFGRMGKKISTDAAQRLCDLAGGDVDRLAAEIEKLALYAGESDQVTMDSVEEMVSDHRENEIWDLTGAISRGNLPSAVAALENLLANNRPPQMILKSLTTEVMRLYCARRFKADGRPETEFAPAVGAHPFAVRNTWRDADKWPAQRALSAMRGVMETNMSLMRSGAEPHSALYRLVMELCGGNQPAASRQG, translated from the coding sequence ATGCCAGTTTTGGCCCATCCTGCTTTCAACTCCTCCATGGCGCCGGAAAAGTTCCAGAGGGCTCCTGTATATCTTTTCTACGGCCCGGCGGCGCTCATGCTAAACGAGGCTGCGGCGCTGGTCCGGGAGCGTCTGGCCAATGATATTTCCGCCGACAATTATTTTCACCATCTGGCGGTGGGCGCGAGGCGGAGAAAAAGTGAAGACGAGGGGGACGAATCGCCTTCGTCAAAGGGGGACGACGGCGGAACGGTGTCCGGGGCCGGCATCGCCGCATTGCTTAACACCATGTCCATGTTCGGCGGTGGGAAGCTTGTGTGGGCAGGGCCACTGGAATGGCTCAACAAGGAGGACATGGAAAGCCTGGCCTCCTACGCCGCCGATCCAAACCCCCAATCCACCCTTATCGTAAGCTACATCACGGACAAACGGAGCGATCCGTTTGAAAAATCCGGCCTTGTGAAAAACGCGGCCAAATCGGGGGTGGTGGTAAAACTCCCGGCTCCCGAAGGGGAAAGGGTGCGTGAATGGGCTGTGTCCAGGTTCGGCCGGATGGGGAAAAAAATATCCACGGACGCGGCGCAGAGGCTTTGCGACCTGGCCGGGGGGGACGTGGACAGGCTTGCGGCGGAGATAGAAAAACTGGCCCTTTATGCCGGGGAGTCCGATCAGGTCACCATGGACTCGGTGGAGGAAATGGTAAGCGACCATCGTGAAAACGAGATATGGGACCTTACCGGCGCCATAAGCCGCGGCAATCTTCCCTCGGCGGTGGCGGCGCTGGAAAACCTTCTGGCAAACAACAGACCGCCGCAGATGATACTAAAATCGCTGACCACGGAAGTGATGAGGCTTTATTGCGCAAGACGCTTTAAGGCAGACGGCAGGCCGGAGACTGAATTTGCCCCGGCTGTGGGGGCGCATCCATTCGCGGTGAGAAACACCTGGCGCGACGCGGACAAATGGCCGGCGCAACGGGCGTTATCGGCGATGCGTGGGGTGATGGAGACAAACATGAGCCTGATGAGAAGCGGGGCCGAGCCGCACTCGGCCCTGTACAGGCTGGTGATGGAATTGTGCGGCGGGAACCAGCCCGCCGCGTCCAGACAAGGCTGA
- the rpsT gene encoding 30S ribosomal protein S20: MPNHKSAEKRVRQSKRRNVRNTAVRSAARTAVKKAGAALTSGDRQAATAALAEAQKALLTAASKGVIHKNNASRRVSRLASKLAKLK; the protein is encoded by the coding sequence GTGCCTAACCACAAGTCGGCGGAAAAAAGAGTCCGCCAGAGCAAAAGAAGGAATGTGCGCAATACGGCGGTCCGGTCCGCGGCGCGCACGGCGGTGAAAAAAGCGGGCGCGGCCCTCACGTCGGGAGACAGGCAGGCGGCCACGGCGGCGCTTGCGGAGGCCCAGAAGGCCCTTTTGACCGCCGCTTCGAAAGGCGTGATCCACAAGAATAACGCTTCCCGGAGGGTCTCGCGGCTGGCGTCAAAGCTCGCGAAGCTTAAATAA
- a CDS encoding V-type ATP synthase subunit B, with the protein MRDLLSAEYRTIESVKGPLLFISRPSRAALGDLVTIIVGADDMRAGQIIELSERFAVAQVFGPTGKINPDTTVVRFSEEGAAINLSPLILGRVFSGAGTAMDGMPEPPPFVRRGIHGSAINPVQRDMPRDFIQTGISAIDGMNTLVRGQKLPIFSGAGLPANEIATHIIANAGAPKEGEQFALVFAAMGITSREADYFMGAFMASGAIEHSVVFLNLADDPVIERLLTPRFALTAAEYLAFELDMQALVVLTDMTHYCNALREVSSSREEIPGRRGYPGYMYTDLAGIYERAGRIKGRKGSVTQTPILTMPDDDITHPVPDLTGYITEGQIVLDRGLHRKGVFPPINVLPSLSRLMDHGIGPGRTREDHRQWSDQLYMLYARGMEQRRVASIIGEEGLSETDRSYLKFAEMFESEFLGQGSQSRTMTETLEAGWRLMATMPDTELVRVSRDFIAKYRPKLENNNGAVNHSG; encoded by the coding sequence ATGCGCGACCTTCTTTCCGCGGAATACAGGACCATAGAGTCGGTGAAAGGGCCATTGCTGTTCATCAGCAGGCCGAGCCGCGCGGCGCTCGGGGACCTTGTGACAATCATCGTCGGCGCGGACGACATGCGCGCCGGGCAGATCATAGAGCTTAGCGAACGGTTCGCCGTGGCGCAGGTGTTCGGGCCGACGGGAAAGATTAACCCGGACACCACCGTGGTGCGGTTCTCGGAAGAAGGGGCGGCGATAAACCTCTCTCCGCTGATCCTCGGCCGGGTGTTCTCCGGAGCGGGGACGGCCATGGACGGGATGCCGGAGCCTCCGCCGTTTGTAAGGCGGGGGATCCACGGCTCGGCCATCAATCCGGTGCAGAGGGACATGCCAAGGGACTTTATCCAGACAGGAATATCGGCGATAGACGGCATGAACACACTGGTGCGCGGCCAGAAACTTCCCATATTCTCCGGGGCGGGACTTCCGGCCAACGAGATCGCCACCCACATCATCGCAAACGCCGGCGCGCCAAAGGAGGGGGAGCAGTTCGCCCTGGTGTTCGCCGCAATGGGGATCACCTCGCGGGAGGCCGATTATTTCATGGGCGCCTTCATGGCCTCCGGCGCCATAGAGCATTCGGTAGTGTTCTTGAACCTTGCCGACGACCCGGTGATCGAAAGACTATTGACCCCCCGTTTCGCCCTCACCGCCGCCGAATACCTGGCGTTTGAGCTGGACATGCAGGCCCTCGTGGTGCTCACGGACATGACCCATTACTGCAACGCGCTGCGCGAAGTGTCATCGTCCCGGGAGGAAATCCCCGGCAGGCGGGGTTATCCCGGATACATGTACACCGACCTTGCCGGGATATACGAACGAGCGGGGAGGATCAAGGGGCGCAAAGGCTCCGTCACGCAGACGCCGATATTGACCATGCCCGACGACGACATCACCCACCCGGTGCCGGATCTCACCGGTTACATAACAGAAGGCCAGATAGTGCTTGACCGGGGGCTTCACCGCAAAGGGGTGTTCCCCCCAATCAACGTGTTGCCGAGCCTTTCGAGGCTGATGGATCACGGCATCGGGCCGGGGCGGACGCGGGAGGACCACCGGCAATGGAGTGACCAGCTTTACATGCTCTACGCCCGTGGCATGGAGCAGCGGCGCGTGGCCTCCATCATCGGCGAGGAAGGCTTGAGCGAGACCGACAGGAGCTACCTTAAATTCGCGGAGATGTTCGAGAGTGAGTTCCTGGGGCAGGGGAGCCAAAGCCGCACCATGACGGAGACTTTGGAGGCCGGATGGAGGCTGATGGCCACCATGCCGGACACGGAGCTAGTGCGCGTGAGCCGGGATTTCATCGCAAAGTACAGGCCGAAGCTGGAGAACAACAATGGCGCGGTCAACCACTCCGGTTGA
- a CDS encoding V-type ATP synthase subunit A — protein MALFRGRGPDRRRAHIPGAGLPHEDKAVSFPSGGIIKVSGPAVVAGGMFGCFMSEVVRVGPSGLMGEIIRIEGGAAVVQVYEETTGLKIGDVVERTGEMLSVELGPGLLGSIFDGIQRPLVKLSENWGDFIQSGAGEKRLDRTRKWRFTPSVKPGDVVKWGTVLGETPESGRITHRIMVPKGVEGIVKSAREGEFTITDPVVELEDGSTITMRQKWNIREARPRAGRLPLKVPLITGQRVIDTLFPIAEGGAAIIPGGFGSGKTVLEQTIAKFAQADIVIYIGCGERGNEMADTLNQFPQLTDPHTGRPLMERTILIANTSNMPVAAREASIYTGMSVAEYYRDMGYKVAVMADSTSRWAEALREISSRLEEIPGEEGYPTYLASRLGAFYERAGRCVVGDNGTGSVTIIGAVSPPGGDFSEPVTQASLRMASTFWGLDYDLAHQRHFPAINWRISFSLTYPALMGWYAENVCAAWPEMVKKVHAILQKEEELLEVVKIIGADSLEDKERVTLEGARLLREGYLRQSAVSPTDAYCSITRQKMTLEFYLFFIERVAAAVEKGTTVETILKFPGMEETLRLKEVEDSALEGRVAELGKSLEKYLKEEEA, from the coding sequence ATGGCGCTTTTTCGCGGACGCGGCCCAGATCGCCGACGCGCTCACATACCGGGCGCTGGGCTACCACATGAGGATAAAGCTGTGAGTTTCCCCAGTGGCGGAATCATAAAAGTGTCCGGCCCGGCGGTGGTGGCCGGAGGCATGTTCGGCTGCTTTATGAGCGAGGTTGTGCGCGTGGGCCCTTCGGGGCTGATGGGGGAGATCATCAGGATCGAGGGGGGCGCTGCGGTGGTGCAGGTGTATGAGGAGACCACCGGGCTTAAAATCGGCGACGTTGTGGAACGGACCGGGGAGATGCTGTCCGTGGAGCTTGGGCCGGGGCTTTTAGGATCCATATTCGACGGGATCCAGAGGCCCCTTGTGAAACTTTCGGAGAATTGGGGTGATTTTATCCAGAGCGGAGCCGGGGAGAAAAGGCTGGACAGGACACGCAAGTGGCGATTCACCCCGTCCGTGAAACCTGGTGACGTTGTCAAATGGGGGACAGTGCTGGGCGAAACCCCTGAAAGCGGGCGCATCACGCACAGGATAATGGTGCCCAAGGGGGTGGAAGGGATCGTCAAGAGCGCGCGCGAAGGGGAATTCACCATAACCGATCCGGTGGTGGAGCTGGAAGACGGCTCCACCATTACCATGCGCCAGAAATGGAACATACGGGAGGCAAGGCCCCGGGCCGGAAGGCTGCCGCTCAAAGTCCCGCTCATAACAGGACAAAGGGTGATAGACACTTTATTCCCCATCGCCGAAGGGGGCGCGGCCATCATCCCCGGCGGATTCGGCTCCGGCAAGACCGTGCTGGAACAGACCATCGCCAAGTTCGCCCAGGCGGACATCGTGATATACATCGGCTGCGGCGAGCGGGGCAACGAAATGGCCGACACCCTAAACCAGTTCCCGCAACTGACCGACCCGCACACCGGAAGGCCGCTGATGGAGCGCACCATCCTCATCGCCAACACGTCCAACATGCCGGTGGCGGCGCGGGAGGCCTCCATATACACAGGAATGAGCGTGGCCGAATATTACCGGGACATGGGGTACAAGGTGGCGGTGATGGCCGACAGCACAAGCCGGTGGGCCGAGGCGTTGCGGGAGATATCTTCGCGGCTGGAGGAGATACCGGGCGAGGAGGGGTATCCCACATACCTGGCCAGCAGGCTTGGCGCATTCTATGAGCGGGCCGGGCGGTGCGTGGTTGGCGATAACGGGACCGGGTCGGTGACGATCATCGGGGCGGTGTCGCCGCCGGGGGGGGATTTTTCCGAGCCGGTGACACAGGCGTCACTTCGCATGGCCTCTACCTTCTGGGGGCTGGACTACGATCTGGCCCACCAGCGGCATTTCCCGGCCATAAACTGGCGCATAAGTTTCTCGCTCACATATCCGGCGCTGATGGGATGGTACGCGGAGAATGTCTGCGCCGCATGGCCGGAGATGGTGAAAAAGGTCCACGCCATCCTGCAAAAGGAAGAAGAGCTTTTGGAGGTGGTGAAGATCATCGGGGCGGACTCGCTAGAGGACAAGGAGCGGGTGACGCTGGAGGGCGCCCGCCTTTTGCGGGAAGGGTATCTGCGGCAGAGCGCAGTGAGCCCCACGGACGCATATTGCTCTATCACCCGGCAGAAAATGACGCTGGAGTTTTACCTGTTTTTCATCGAGCGCGTGGCTGCCGCCGTGGAAAAGGGGACCACCGTGGAGACGATCCTCAAATTCCCCGGCATGGAGGAAACGCTGCGCCTTAAAGAGGTGGAGGATTCCGCCCTCGAAGGGCGCGTGGCGGAGCTTGGCAAGTCGCTGGAAAAATACCTGAAAGAGGAGGAGGCGTAG